Proteins encoded in a region of the Anopheles aquasalis chromosome 2, idAnoAquaMG_Q_19, whole genome shotgun sequence genome:
- the LOC126569053 gene encoding uncharacterized protein LOC126569053 isoform X2 codes for MSRDILSACCWPMAGYPCTNPVEKPRITLVQERTDTDGSFLIATLLTNYLKLSPRNHVLLFATHQNASHYTSACQKLTFNTSAAIESGQLCIVDVLAQLYADCDGGNTPAPNGNRLLQSIIERLRALSPTQDTLVIVDDLGFFANLHPTGEDEVIDFAEELLCTVFQAVQHIVLKVNISECYRRLCAYISDLAQVNITLEPLPSGNFREVDGRLTVYRLAGESDRDLVQLREHHRTLLYKVCDRQIRTYLSGELGIKNL; via the coding sequence ATGTCAAGAGATATTCTATCTGCATGCTGCTGGCCGATGGCCGGTTACCCATGCACCAACCCAGTCGAAAAGCCGCGAATCACACTGGTCCAGGAGCGAACTGATACGGATGGCAGTTTCCTGATTGCGACGCTACTGACCAACTATTTGAAACTATCACCCCGCAACCACGTGCTCCTGTTTGCGACCCATCAAAACGCGTCCCATTACACGAGCGCCTGCCAGAAGCTAACCTTCAACACGTCTGCCGCCATCGAGTCGGGTCAGCTGTGCATCGTCGACGTGCTGGCCCAGTTGTACGCGGATTGTGACGGCGGCAACACTCCGGCGCCCAATGGCAACAGGCTGTTGCAATCAATCATCGAGCGATTGAGGGCACTATCGCCAACGCAGGACACCCTGGTCATTGTGGACGATCTTGGGTTCTTCGCAAACCTGCATCCTACCGGAGAGGACGAAGTGATCGATTTCGCCGAAGAGCTACTGTGTACCGTATTCCAAGCGGTCCAGCATATCGTGCTCAAGGTCAACATATCGGAGTGCTACCGGCGGCTGTGCGCCTACATCAGCGATCTGGCGCAGGTTAACATTACCCTCGAGCCGCTACCTTCGGGCAACTTCCGGGAAGTGGATGGTCGTTTGACGGTGTACCGGCTGGCAGGGGAGTCGGACAGGGACCTGGTGCAGCTACGCGAGCATCATAGAACGTTGCTGTACAAGGTGTGCGACCGCCAGATCCGCACCTATCTTTCGGGGGAGCTTGGaataaaaaatctataa
- the LOC126569053 gene encoding uncharacterized protein LOC126569053 isoform X1: protein MKILPLFRRGSLNCRAFLSPNHSSELLQSTPCSINNLRPAGNLLFNREKTSTHPEVCTRNHRSGMSRDILSACCWPMAGYPCTNPVEKPRITLVQERTDTDGSFLIATLLTNYLKLSPRNHVLLFATHQNASHYTSACQKLTFNTSAAIESGQLCIVDVLAQLYADCDGGNTPAPNGNRLLQSIIERLRALSPTQDTLVIVDDLGFFANLHPTGEDEVIDFAEELLCTVFQAVQHIVLKVNISECYRRLCAYISDLAQVNITLEPLPSGNFREVDGRLTVYRLAGESDRDLVQLREHHRTLLYKVCDRQIRTYLSGELGIKNL from the exons ATGAAAATCTTGCCTCTTTTCCGCCGCGGATCGTTAAATTGCCGGGCCTTTTTATCACCGAATCACTCGTCCGAACTGCTCCAATCGACGCCGTGTTCAATCAACAATCTTCGTCCTGCTGGAAACTTACTTTTTAACCGGGAAAAAACAAG cACCCATCCTGAGGTTTGCACTCGCAACCACCGCTCGGGAATGTCAAGAGATATTCTATCTGCATGCTGCTGGCCGATGGCCGGTTACCCATGCACCAACCCAGTCGAAAAGCCGCGAATCACACTGGTCCAGGAGCGAACTGATACGGATGGCAGTTTCCTGATTGCGACGCTACTGACCAACTATTTGAAACTATCACCCCGCAACCACGTGCTCCTGTTTGCGACCCATCAAAACGCGTCCCATTACACGAGCGCCTGCCAGAAGCTAACCTTCAACACGTCTGCCGCCATCGAGTCGGGTCAGCTGTGCATCGTCGACGTGCTGGCCCAGTTGTACGCGGATTGTGACGGCGGCAACACTCCGGCGCCCAATGGCAACAGGCTGTTGCAATCAATCATCGAGCGATTGAGGGCACTATCGCCAACGCAGGACACCCTGGTCATTGTGGACGATCTTGGGTTCTTCGCAAACCTGCATCCTACCGGAGAGGACGAAGTGATCGATTTCGCCGAAGAGCTACTGTGTACCGTATTCCAAGCGGTCCAGCATATCGTGCTCAAGGTCAACATATCGGAGTGCTACCGGCGGCTGTGCGCCTACATCAGCGATCTGGCGCAGGTTAACATTACCCTCGAGCCGCTACCTTCGGGCAACTTCCGGGAAGTGGATGGTCGTTTGACGGTGTACCGGCTGGCAGGGGAGTCGGACAGGGACCTGGTGCAGCTACGCGAGCATCATAGAACGTTGCTGTACAAGGTGTGCGACCGCCAGATCCGCACCTATCTTTCGGGGGAGCTTGGaataaaaaatctataa
- the LOC126569055 gene encoding mitochondrial dicarboxylate carrier-like, with product MSSGNPQKVSRWYFGGLASAGAAFCTHPLDLLKVIYQIDLRTNLSMFQLSREIVRDDGFTALYSGVSAAILRQLTYSTTRFAIYELGKQSDLGKDSGFLGRIVMAAIGGTVGGFVGSPADLINVRMQNDVKLPPAQRRNYKNAIDGIVRVWREEGFRRLFSGASSATARSVFMTIGQLTFYDQAKYTLFQTGHFTDNIGTHFLASLIAGGIATTMTQPIDVVKTVMMNAKPGEFRNIGAILRHIGKMGPVGFFKGFVPRFIRLGPHTVLTFIFLEQLRIHFGVFRNT from the exons ATGTCGTCAGGAAATCCTCAAAAAGTTTCACGATGGTACTTTGGAGGCCTGGCTAGCGCTGGAGCAGCGTTCTGTACCCATCCGTTGGACTTGCTGAAGGTGATCTACCAGATCGATCTGCGAACCAACCTGTCCATGTTTCAGCTTTCTCGCGAAATTGTGCGAGATGATGGATTTACTGCTCTGTATAGTGGCGTTTCGGCAGCAATCCTTCGCCAACTCACCTATTCGACCACCAGATTCGCCATTTACGAGCTTGGCAAGCAATCTGACTTAGGCAAAGACTCGGGATTTCTCGGGCGAATCGTGATGGCCGCTATCGGAGGTACTGTGGGAGGTTTCGTCGGATCTCCGGCGGACCTGATCAACGTACGAATGCAGAACGACGTTAAACTTCCTCCTGCACAGCGAAGAAA CTACAAAAATGCGATCGATGGTATTGTTCGCGTGTGGAGAGAGGAAGGCTTTCGACGGTTATTTTCGGGCGCTAGTTCGGCAACAGCCCGATCCGTTTTTATGACCATCGGTCAGCTAACGTTCTACGATCAGGCAAAGTACACACTGTTCCAAACGGGTCACTTCACAGACAATATTGGGACGCATTTTCTTGCGTCACTGATCGCCGGAGGTATCGCGACAACGATGACCCAACCGATCGATGTGGTGAAAACGGTTATGATGAACGCAAAGCCAGGTGAGTTCCGGAACATCGGTGCCATCCTACGACACATCGGAAAGATGGGCCCGGTTGGCTTTTTCAAGGGATTCGTTCCACGCTTCATACGGTTGGGACCGCACACGGTGTTAACGTTTATCTTCCTGGAGCAGCTTCGGATCCACTTTGGAGTGTTTCGGAATACGTAA
- the LOC126569054 gene encoding mitochondrial dicarboxylate carrier-like, producing MADDKKKRLSYWYFGGLASAGAACCTHPLDLLKVTLQTQQEGKISLLQLTGKVVRTQGVLALYNGLSASLLRQLTYSTTRFGIYEVGKQAMGNDSGFLGKAALAGAAGAAGGFVGTPADMVNVRMQNDIKLPIEQRRNYKNAIDGLFRVYREEGFARLFSGASTATSRAVFMTIGQLSFYDLVKDLLLKSGHFGDNLTTHFLSSLTAGAIATTLTQPLDVLKTRAMNAKPGEFSSVWDIVRFTARLGPLGFFKGYVPAFVRLGPHTILTFVFLEQLRLNFGYLKPETKSN from the exons ATGGCCGATGATAAGAAAAAGCGCCTCTCGTACTGGTACTTTGGAGGGCTGGCCAGCGCTGGGGCGGCCTGCTGCACCCATCCTCTGGATCTGCTTAAGGTCACACTGCAAACACAACAGGAAGGCAAAAtctcgctgctgcagctgaccgGGAAGGTGGTACGCACACAGGGTGTGCTGGCGCTGTACAATGGCCTGTCGGCTTCGTTGCTGCGCCAGCTAACCTACTCGACGACACGGTTCGGCATCTACGAGGTGGGCAAGCAAGCGATGGGCAACGATTCTGGCTTCCTCGGGAAAGCGGCACTGGCTGGAGCGGCCGGTGCGGCCGGAGGCTTTGTCGGCACACCGGCCGACATGGTCAACGTTCGCATGCAGAACGATATTAAGCTGCCAATCGAACAACGAAGAAA CTACAAGAACGCAATCGATGGCCTATTCCGCGTGTATCGAGAGGAAGGCTTTGCCCGACTGTTTTCCGGTGCCTCGACAGCAACATCACGTGCTGTGTTCATGACTATCGGGCAGCTTTCCTTCTACGATCTGGTGAAAGATCTGCTGCTTAAATCAGGCCACTTTGGTGATAATCTCACGACACACTTCCTGTCCTCGTTGACGGCCGGTGCTATCGCCACAACACTAACGCAACCGCTGGACGTACTCAAGACACGAGCCATGAACGCCAAGCCGGGAGAGTTTAGCAGCGTTTGGGACATTGTGCGTTTTACGGCCCGGCTCGGACCACTCGGCTTCTTCAAGGGATACGTGCCGGCGTTCGTGCGTCTTGGACCGCACACGATTCTCACGTTCGTGTTCCTGGAGCAGTTGCGTTTGAACTTTGGCTACCTCAAGCCGGAAACGAAGTCAAATTAG